A window from Salmo trutta chromosome 29, fSalTru1.1, whole genome shotgun sequence encodes these proteins:
- the lingo1b gene encoding leucine-rich repeat and immunoglobulin-like domain-containing nogo receptor-interacting protein 1-B yields MTVLGSSRMVSGEAGGHSYLVACWQPILVLMLGTVLSGSTTGCPSRCECNAQERSVVCHRRRLASFPEGIPIETKLLDLSKNRLKSLGPEEFINYPQLEELQLNENNISSMEPGAFSNLVGLRTLGLRNNQLKLIQLGVFTGLSNLTQLDISENRIVILLDYMFQELYNLKALEVGDNDLVFISHRAFHGLSSLEQLTMQRCNLTSVPTEALSHLHNLLSLRLRHLTVNAVRDYSFKRLDRLRVLEISYWPYLDTMTSKCLYGLNITSLTITNCNLTAIPYQAIRHLGHLLYLNLSFNPIHTVEGNKLHNLMRLQAFHLVGGRLATIEPYSFRGLNHLRVLNVSSNSLSTLEESVFHSVGNLETLALYDNPLACDCRLLWVFRRRWRLNFNRQQPACSLPEAVQGKEFKDFPDILPSDSFTCQKSRIQDHKALQRHVDEGTTVHYTCQADGDPAPVIMWLSPKKQFITTKSVGRLSVSPEGTLEVRYAQIQDNGTYLCIASNAAGNDTKPAHLHVHSYSPNWPHQPNKTFAFISNQPSDDGANGTLAQVPFPFDVKTLIIATTMGFISFLGVVLFCLVILFLWSRGKGNVKPNIEIEYIPRKAEAGESSPTGDAPHKFNMKMM; encoded by the coding sequence GGAAGCAGTAGAATGGTGTCCGGGGAGGCAGGTGGGCACAGCTACCTGGTGGCGTGCTGGCAGCCCATCCTGGTCCTAATGCTGGGCACTGTCCTCTCCGGCTCCACCACCGGCTGCCCGTCCCGCTGTGAGTGTAATGCTCAGGAACGTTCCGTGGTGTGCCATCGACGGAGGCTGGCCTCGTTTCCCGAGGGCATCCCCATCGAGACGAAACTACTGGACCTCAGCAAGAACCGTCTGAAAAGCCTGGGGCCTGAGGAGTTCATCAACTATCCACAGCTGGAGGAGCTGCAGCTCAATGAGAACAATATCTCTTCCATGGAGCCCGGGGCTTTTAGCAACCTTGTCGGCTTGCGGACTCTGGGGCTGCGCAACAACCAGCTTAAGCTAATCCAGTTGGGAGTGTTCACAGGCCTCAGCAACCTCACCCAGCTGGACATTAGCGAGAACAGAATTGTCATCCTGCTGGACTACATGTTCCAGGAGCTGTACAATCTGAAGGCTCTGGAAGTCGGCGATAACGACCTGGTGTTCATCTCTCACCGAGCGTTCCACGGCCTCAGCAGCCTGGAACAGCTGACCATGCAGCGCTGCAACCTGACCTCGGTGCCCACCGAGGCCCTGAGCCATCTGCACAACCTGCTGTCGCTGCGACTACGCCACCTCACCGTCAACGCTGTCAGGGATTACTCCTTCAAGAGGCTTGACCGCCTAAGGGTGTTAGAGATCTCCTACTGGCCCTACCTGGACACCATGACCTCCAAATGCCTGTACGGCCTCAacatcacctccctgaccatcaCAAACTGTAACCTCACTGCCATCCCTTACCAGGCCATCCGACACCTTGGGCACCTTCTCTATCTCAACTTGTCTTTTAATCCCATTCACACGGTGGAGGGGAACAAGCTACACAATCTAATGAGGCTCCAGGCCTTCCACTTGGTAGGAGGGAGATTAGCCACAATCGAGCCCTACTCCTTCCGGGGCTTGAACCACCTCCGAGTCCTCAACGTATCCAGCAATAGCCTGAGCACCCTGGAGGAATCTGTCTTTCACTCTGTGGGGAACCTGGAGACCCTGGCACTGTACGATAACCCACTGGCCTGCGACTGCCGACTGCTCTGGGTCTTccgccgccgctggaggctcaaCTTCAACCGGCAGCAGCCCGCCTGCTCTTTGCCCGAGGCCGTGCAGGGCAAGGAGTTCAAAGACTTCCCCGACATCCTCCCCTCCGATTCCTTCACCTGCCAGAAGTCCAGGATACAAGACCACAAGGCACTGCAGAGGCACGTGGACGAGGGCACAACGGTCCATTACACATGCCAGGCGGACGGCGACCCAGCCCCCGTGATCATGTGGCTGTCCCCCAAGAAGCAGTTCATCACCACCAAGTCTGTGGGGCGTCTCAGCGTGTCCCCCGAGGGCACGCTAGAGGTGCGCTATGCCCAGATCCAGGACAACGGTACCTACCTGTGCATCGCCAGCAATGCAGCAGGGAATGACACCAAGCCTGCCCACCTGCATGtgcacagctactcgcccaactGGCCGCACCAGCCCAACAAGACGTTTGCTTTCATCTCCAACCAGCCCAGCGATGACGGGGCCAACGGGACTCTTGCCCAGGTTCCCTTCCCGTTCGACGTGAAGACTCTGATCATCGCAACCACCATGGGATTTATCTCGTTCCTCGGTGTCGTCCTCTTCTGTCTCGTCATCCTCTTCCTCTGGAGCAGAGGAAAAGGCAACGTCAAGCCAAACATAGAGATTGAGTATATACCCCGTAAGGCGGAGGCAGGTGAGAGTAGTCCAACCGGTGATGCGCCGCATAAATTCAACATGAAAATGATGTGA